Proteins encoded together in one Vallitalea longa window:
- a CDS encoding PF20097 family protein has protein sequence MKCPYCGKEMEQGVIQSPYEISWDKKKHLFGSAHGRKESIVLSESTMIKGCAVIAYLCRECKKIVIDYTDEKCDYNTQN, from the coding sequence ATGAAATGTCCATATTGTGGTAAAGAAATGGAGCAAGGCGTTATTCAAAGTCCATACGAAATATCTTGGGATAAGAAAAAACATCTTTTCGGAAGTGCTCATGGACGTAAAGAATCAATTGTATTATCAGAATCAACCATGATTAAAGGCTGTGCAGTTATTGCATATCTTTGCAGAGAATGCAAAAAAATAGTCATTGATTATACTGACGAAAAATGTGATTATAATACCCAAAATTAA
- a CDS encoding ABC transporter permease subunit encodes MLTKFLKKESVKQFAISNIVSIIFIALSLIGMLLSELGSVYIFNELINRISRNSFLVLSLLIPILAGLGLNFGLVIGAMAGQLSIIAVTYWQVDGILGFLLCIVLALPIGILFGYLTGRLFNATKGQEMIAGLIVSFFANGLYQFLLLVMVGTVIPMKDSIMIKPDGIGLRNTIALNGVNGDGGIKYALDGIFRLNLFYFIIILAILLLIYSIYQIMNLNRNIKLKKPRETYIGYTAVSLGLIVISVVTLVSDSMFKNLKIPLVTWIVIALLCLFNRLIMKTKLGQNFRTVGHSQHIAKVAGINVNRTRIQAVIISTVLAAWGQIIFLQNIGTMNTYGSHMQVAMFSIAAILIGGASVSNAKISHAITGVILFHMIFIVSPTAGKAIFGDAQIGEFFRAFVVYGVIGISLALHAWKKYKLSKM; translated from the coding sequence ATGTTGACTAAATTCCTAAAAAAAGAATCTGTTAAGCAATTCGCGATTAGTAATATCGTATCTATCATTTTTATTGCACTTTCACTTATTGGTATGTTGTTATCAGAGCTTGGTTCAGTATATATTTTTAACGAACTGATAAACAGAATATCAAGAAATTCATTTTTGGTGTTATCATTATTAATACCTATTCTTGCAGGACTTGGTCTTAACTTCGGATTGGTTATTGGTGCTATGGCAGGTCAATTATCTATTATAGCTGTTACTTATTGGCAAGTAGATGGAATATTAGGATTCCTTTTATGTATAGTGTTGGCATTACCTATTGGTATTTTATTCGGATATCTGACTGGAAGATTGTTCAATGCAACAAAAGGACAAGAAATGATTGCTGGGCTTATAGTAAGCTTTTTTGCAAATGGATTGTATCAGTTTTTACTTCTTGTTATGGTAGGTACCGTTATCCCTATGAAGGATAGTATTATGATTAAGCCAGATGGGATAGGACTTAGGAATACTATAGCACTGAATGGAGTTAATGGTGATGGAGGCATTAAATATGCATTGGATGGTATCTTTAGATTGAATCTATTTTACTTCATTATCATTTTAGCTATATTATTGTTAATTTATTCTATATATCAGATAATGAATCTAAACAGAAATATAAAGCTAAAAAAACCAAGGGAAACTTATATAGGTTATACGGCAGTAAGTTTAGGTTTGATTGTTATCAGTGTAGTAACATTAGTGAGTGACAGTATGTTTAAAAATCTAAAAATACCTCTTGTAACATGGATTGTTATAGCTCTACTTTGCTTATTTAATAGACTCATCATGAAAACTAAGCTAGGGCAGAATTTTAGGACAGTAGGTCATAGTCAGCATATTGCCAAAGTTGCTGGTATTAATGTGAATAGAACAAGAATACAAGCGGTAATAATTTCAACTGTACTTGCTGCATGGGGGCAGATAATATTCTTACAGAACATAGGTACAATGAATACATATGGTAGTCATATGCAGGTGGCAATGTTCTCTATAGCTGCAATTCTAATAGGTGGAGCTTCCGTTAGCAATGCCAAGATTAGTCATGCGATTACAGGTGTCATATTGTTCCACATGATATTCATTGTATCACCTACAGCAGGTAAAGCAATATTTGGTGATGCGCAGATTGGAGAATTTTTCAGAGCATTTGTAGTATATGGTGTTATAGGTATATCACTTGCATTGCATGCTTGGAAAAAATATAAGTTGAGTAAGATGTGA
- a CDS encoding FxsA family protein, with product MKLTFGKLLLLFTIVPFVELYILLKLANVTSAGITLLIIVITGIIGAYFAKHQGRAVIKNIQYESNNGHMPGNELMHGLCVLIGGILLVTPGIITDLFGFSLLFPLTRTIYVNFIKKYFLKKFETGSINFYTSDRF from the coding sequence ATGAAATTAACTTTTGGAAAATTGTTATTACTATTTACTATTGTACCATTCGTTGAATTGTATATACTACTGAAACTAGCTAATGTAACATCTGCTGGTATTACATTACTAATTATCGTCATTACTGGTATAATCGGTGCATACTTTGCCAAACATCAAGGTAGAGCGGTTATCAAAAACATTCAATATGAGAGCAATAACGGACATATGCCTGGAAATGAATTAATGCATGGTTTATGTGTTCTAATAGGTGGAATATTATTGGTTACTCCAGGAATTATTACAGACCTATTCGGATTCAGCTTACTCTTTCCATTAACTAGAACCATTTATGTGAATTTCATAAAGAAATATTTTTTAAAAAAATTTGAAACAGGGAGTATTAATTTTTATACATCAGATAGATTTTAA
- a CDS encoding AraC family transcriptional regulator gives MDNFNIKLLNGGFNNCLPDWSSQVTNDNCYKIYFTTEGEAKLIINDQQYELKENNVYFINGYKLQEQICYSHMDVYWIHFQPYSLFFNKILDCISPVYNWKHNNQLLDNINFTHILSLFNNDDNVKNNIIKTAPLATSMYVTSCILLLISDMIENQKKKISKISFGEYEKLKPTIDFINNNYTESISLEEIAEQVYLNPTYFLRLFKKNFNITPRQYILKLRLDEACSLLKGTELSIKEISDKLGFCNQFYFTKSFKKKLSVTPSEYRKLIILP, from the coding sequence ATAATTTTAATATAAAATTACTTAATGGAGGTTTTAATAATTGTCTGCCAGATTGGAGCTCGCAAGTAACAAATGATAATTGTTATAAAATCTATTTTACCACAGAAGGCGAAGCTAAACTTATCATAAATGATCAACAATATGAATTAAAAGAAAATAATGTCTATTTCATTAATGGATATAAATTACAAGAACAAATATGTTATTCTCATATGGACGTTTATTGGATTCACTTCCAACCATATTCTCTTTTTTTTAATAAAATATTAGATTGTATATCTCCTGTATATAACTGGAAACATAATAATCAATTACTTGATAATATTAATTTCACACATATTTTGAGTTTATTTAATAATGATGATAACGTTAAAAACAATATAATCAAAACTGCTCCACTTGCAACTTCCATGTATGTAACATCTTGTATTCTATTATTGATCTCTGATATGATAGAAAATCAAAAAAAGAAAATAAGTAAAATCTCATTTGGTGAATATGAAAAATTAAAACCCACAATAGATTTTATCAACAATAATTATACCGAATCAATAAGTCTTGAAGAGATTGCAGAACAAGTATATCTTAATCCTACATATTTTTTACGATTATTCAAAAAAAATTTCAATATAACACCTAGACAGTATATATTGAAATTAAGATTAGATGAAGCATGCAGTTTACTTAAGGGAACAGAATTGAGCATTAAAGAGATTTCTGATAAACTTGGTTTTTGTAATCAATTTTATTTTACTAAATCTTTTAAAAAAAAATTATCAGTTACACCTTCTGAATATAGGAAATTGATTATATTACCTTAA